Proteins from a genomic interval of Natator depressus isolate rNatDep1 chromosome 20, rNatDep2.hap1, whole genome shotgun sequence:
- the LOC141975284 gene encoding gametocyte-specific factor 1-like gives MCHEQTSVDALDPERLIQCPYDKYHQIRACRFPYRLIKCRKNHPEIAKQLATCPFNARHQVPRAEISRHISSCDDKSCIEEDIVSHSNNCQGEKMNIVSMWQPPPCDEDWDRDLQEQSNSTFVWGTFSSGVNNSPGSSVIMEQKNNLTSGMRAPKSLPYSLSWKSRAGN, from the exons ttgatgctttggatccagagaggttaatacaatgtccctatgataaatatcatcaaatcagggcctgtcggtttccctatcgtcttataaagtgcaggaag aACCACCCTGAAATTGCAAAGCAGCTAGCCACATGCCCCTTTAATGCCCGCCATCAGGTTCCCCGAGCTGAGATCAGCCGTCATATATCAAGCTGTGATGACAAAAGCTGCATTGAGGAAGACATTG TGAGTCACTCAAATaactgccagggagagaagatgAACATTGTCAGCATGTGGCAGCCGCCCCCATGTGATGAAGATTGGGATAGAG ATCTACAGGAGCAATCAAATTCTACTTTCGTTTGGGGCACGTTCAGTAGTGGCGTAAACAACAG CCCTGGGTCCAGCGTAATAATGGAACAAAAGAATAACCTAACGTCAGGCATGAGAGCACCCAAGTCCTTGCCATATAGCCTATCCTGGAAAAGCA GAGCCGGTAACTGA